Proteins from a single region of Rhipicephalus sanguineus isolate Rsan-2018 chromosome 5, BIME_Rsan_1.4, whole genome shotgun sequence:
- the LOC119393754 gene encoding sarcoplasmic calcium-binding proteins I, III, and IV has product MSAFRHRHLYTFHNFWDFNKDGILTWDDFNIIAENYTKLQRRGKLEKEVFERWKSILERWWNELTEHADFNKDRIVEFDEWLKFFTNLGKSTKSVKDLPDFLQKYLHLFFLIMDSNKDGLVCAKDYKKYLKTHNLDISRADECFKEMLNEEDAANGDAMTSDRFTATVYECWVSQDNNCKGKYICGPYDSTPMEELEKKNKKRPV; this is encoded by the exons ATTTTAACAAGGACGGAATATTGACATGGGACGACTTCAACATCATTGCGGAG AACTACACCAAGTTGCAGCGCCGTGGCAAGCTTGAGAAGGAGGTCTTCGAAAGGTGGAAGTCGATCCTCGAGCGATGGTGGAACGAACTCACGGAGCACGCAGACTTTAACAAG GACCGTATCGTGGAATTCGACGAATGGCTCAAGTTTTTCACTAATCTTGGAAAGAGCACCAAAAGCGTCAAAGACCTGCCGGACTTTTTACAGAAGTACCTGCATCTGTTCTTCCTCATCATGGACTCGAACA AGGACGGCTTAGTATGTGCCAAGGACTACAAGAAGTACCTGAAAACTCACAATCTCGACATAAGCCGAGCAGATGAATGCTTCAAGGAAATGCTCAAT GAGGAAGATGCTGCGAACGGAGATGCCATGACGTCGGATCGTTTTACGGCTACCGTCTACGAGTGCTGGGTATCGCAAGACAACAACTGCAAGGGAAAATACATATGCGGACCCTACGATTCAACACCCATGGAAGAGctcgaaaagaaaaacaagaaacgaCCAGTCTGA